In the genome of Hydrogenimonas thermophila, the window AATTTTTGGAATTTAAAAAAACCTATAGAATTTACTATTAGTGATAATAGCGGTATAAAGGAGTACAAAATTATTTTAGAAACAGAAAATTTCAAAAAAGAAATCGTACATGAGAAATTATTTGAACGCAAAAAAAGTTTAAAAGTAGTTGTAAAATCACCTCATATTTTAAGAAGTAAAATTTATAAATTAAATAATAAATATATTAATTTAATTGTAAAAATTAGAGATATAAGCAAGTGGAAAATTTATGGAAATCAAACAGTAAAAACTTTTACACTTAAAGTCGATACAAAAAAACCATATATTAATATTATTGAACATTCATATAAAATATCACGAGGAGGTTCTGCATTAGTTATTTTTCAGGCATCTGATGAAAATTTTCAATCTATATATATTCAAATTAATAATGGAAAAAAATTTAAGGTAGAACATTTTATAGACAACTATTATATATCACTAATTGCTTGGCCTATATCTGAAAAATACTTCAAAGCTACAATAGTTGCAAAAGATAAAGCAGGCAATATATCTAAAGTTTATATACCATTATATTTAAATAATAAATTTTACAAAACATCAAATATTAATTTAAGTGATAAATTTTTGCAAAATAAAATTCCTAAAATAGCTAATAAACTAGAAAAAACTGACAAATGTACGAATACTATAAATTGTTTTAAATATATTAATGAAGAATTGAGACATATAAATGAAAAACTCATACAAAATACAGCATCATTTAAAAGTT includes:
- a CDS encoding M23 family metallopeptidase, translated to MKKGLFIKKNRPVFFYFYLFLLITTGLLYIFSSNYFERESPVVTIENNNFWNLKKPIEFTISDNSGIKEYKIILETENFKKEIVHEKLFERKKSLKVVVKSPHILRSKIYKLNNKYINLIVKIRDISKWKIYGNQTVKTFTLKVDTKKPYINIIEHSYKISRGGSALVIFQASDENFQSIYIQINNGKKFKVEHFIDNYYISLIAWPISEKYFKATIVAKDKAGNISKVYIPLYLNNKFYKTSNINLSDKFLQNKIPKIANKLEKTDKCTNTINCFKYINEELRHINEKLIQNTASFKSYKFNFKPLNPLKNAAVLASFGGHRKFFYKGKLISESYHLGLDLASYAMSKIYLTNNGKVVFAKDNGIYGNTLIIAHGLGLYSLYAHCSSFNVSLYDKLYPRIIHL